The genomic interval AGCGGCAATGGAAGGCGGAGTTGCAGGACACGCGGGGATTTTTTCGAACGCTATGGATGTTGCCAAAATGATGCAGCTTTTTCTTCAAAAAGGAAGTTATGGCGGAGAACGATATTTTTCTGAAGCTACTTTTGACACTTTTAACACCTGTTTTTACTGCGCTCAAGGCGTTGAAAGAGGTTTAGGTTTCGACAAAAGATTGGGAAAAGATGGTCCGACTTGTCAATGTGCTTCTAAATCAAGTTTTGGTCATACTGGTTTTACTGGAAATATGGCTTGGGTTGATCCTGAAAACGAAACGGTTTATGTCTTTTTATCGAATAGAACGTATCCAGAAGTTGGTGAAGAGGGAAATAAACTGGCGAAAGAAAAGATTCGTGAAGATATTCAGAAGATAATTTATGAATCTATAATAAAATAAAAGCAATATAAATTATATTTTTCCGATAAGGCTGCCTGAAAAGAATCAGACAAGCAAAGATAAGCTTCGGAGAAGCGAAATATTTATAGAAATTGTATTTATTATCGATTGTAAAAGAGCTCCAGCGGAGCGACATTTTTTTACTATATTCCGCTCCGCTGAAGCTTTTTAGATCCGTTTATTGAATTTCTATAAATATTTTGCCCCGCTGGGGCTGACTAAAAAAACTATTTTCTAACACATAGCACTATGTTTGTTTAAGACAAGTGAAACGCCTTTTTAAAGAAATCTGAATCTATGTTTCTATGTGTTAGAATTAATTGCTCCCAACTGATTAACTTTAGCTGCATTTTAAAATAACTTTCATGAACAAAAATATTGAAGCACTTTATAAAATTGCTCAAAAAGAAACGAAGCAAATAATCGGATTAATGTCGGGAACTTCTCTCGACGGATTAGATATTGCTTTATGCGAAATTTCAGGATCTGGCGTAAATACGAATGTAAAACTAGCTCAATTTGAAACGATTAGTTATTCGGAAGAAATCAAAACCGAAATTCGTAAAGTTTTTGCTCAAAAAAATATTGATTTTCAGCATTTGGCTTTGCTCAACGAATGGATTGGTTTACTTCATGCTTCAATGATAAATGAAACTTTAAAAAAATGGAATATTCCGGCTTCAAACATTGATTTAATTGCGTCTCACGGACAAACCGTTTTACATGCGCCAAAGTTTTTGCATCAGCAGGAAAAATTTCCAAATGCTACTTTACAAATTGGAGACGGCGATCATATTGCGGTTAAAACAGGAATTATCACTTTATCTGATTTCAGACAGAAACACGTTGCTGCGGGCGGTGAAGGCGCTCCGTTAGCCGTTTATGGCGATTATTTTTTATTTGGAAAAGAAGGCGAAAACAGAATTATGCTGAATATTGGCGGAATTGCCAATTTTACTTATCTGCCTTCAGCCATAAAAACCAAAGACACTTTTGTAACCGACACAGGAACAGGAAATACTTTGATTGATCTTTTTGTAAAGAAATATTTCTTAGACAAAAGCTACGATAAAGATGCAGAAATAGCCAAACAAGGAGCTGTAAATAAGGTTTTATTGAACAATTTGAAAGACAATGCATTTTTCAAAAAAGGATTTCCAAAAACTATCGGACAAGAATTATTTAATGCAGAATATGTAGAATTGGCACTTTCTAAAAGCAATCTTACCAATATTTCTGCACCAAATTTATTGGCAACTTTAACACGCTTTACTGCTGAAACTATTGCAGAAGCGATTCAATTTGCTATAAAAAATTCATCTTATAAAATTGAAGATTTCAAAATATATCTTTCTGGCGGAGGAGCCAATAATCCATTAATTGTACAATGGCTAAAAGAATTATTGCCTTGTTCTTTCTACAAAAGCAATGATTTAGGAATAAACAGCGATGCCAAAGAAGCGATTCTTTTTGCTGTTCTTGCCAATGAAACCGTTGCTGGAGGCGATTTTAAATTTAATTCTGTAAAAATTCCATCGGTAAGTATGGGAAAAATTTCATTTCCTGATTAATTTTTAAAACCAAGAAAAAACAATAAACCACAAACAATAAACTATTAATAACCAAAAACCATGACAAAAGAACGTTTAACCTCATTGGACGTATTTAGAGGATTTACTATTTTTTTAATGACAATAGTAAACAATCCCGGAAGCTGGTCTTCTATCTACCCGCCATTAGAACATGCAGAATGGCACGGTTGTACACCAACCGATTTAGTTTTTCCTTTTTTCGTTTTTATAATGGGAACAGCAATCCCTTTTGCCATGCCGATTAAACATCTTGATGGCGCTGTTTTTAATAAAATTTTAGTTCGATCGCTTCGCATTTTCTGTTTAGGCTTTTCTTTAGCTTTTTTCGGCAGAATACATTTATTTGGTTTGGAAGGTTTTCCGCTTTTAGCAATAAGACTCGTTATTTTCTTCGGAATCGCTTATGCCCTTTTGGGAAATTTTAGCCTAAAAGTCAAAACCTATCTTGTTTTCGGAATCTTAGCGGTTTTATTATTTTTAGCTTACAGCGGTTTAGAACATTTTGAAGATACCAGAATTCCAGGCGTTTTACAGCGAATTGGTATTGTTTATTTCTTCACATCTCTTTTATATTTAAAAACCAATTTAAAAACACAAATCATAACTGGAGTTTCAATTCTAGTTGGTTATTATTTGTTGATGGCTTTTGTCCCTGTTCCTGGATTTGGAGAAGCCAACTTTGAAAAAGGCACTAATTTGGCAGCATGGCTCGACAATTTACTTTTAAACGGACACCTTTGGAGTGTTTCTAAAACTTGGGATCCAGAAGGAATTTTAAGTACTTTACCAGCCATTGCAACTGGAATAACGGGAATGTTTATCGGACAAATTTTAAATTTATCTGTTTCTAAAATCGAAATTGTAAAAAAACTGGCAATCGCAGGAATTGTTCTACTAATCTCTGGATTACTTTGGAATATTGTTTTCCCTATTAACAAATCACTTTGGACAAGTTCTTATGTTTTGTATACTGGTGGTATAGCTACTTTATGCTTGACGTTTCTGTATTATGTTATTGATGTGGCAAATTATAAAAAGTGGGCCAAATTGTTTTTAATCTGGGGTGTAAACCCAATGATTGTCTTTTACTTTTCTGGAATAATTCCGAGAGTGATGAGTTCTATAAAAATGCAAAATCCAGAAATTGGAGGCGAAGAAATTGGTCTTCAAGGCTATATATACCAATATGGAATTGTTCCTGTTTTTGAAAATCCATTAAATGCATCTTTAGCTTATGCGCTGGCTTATGCTCTTTTCTGGTCGATCATCTTATGGATTTTGTATAAAAGAAAACTGATATTCAAAGTTTAGTATTTCAGAAAGAATGGTATTATTATTGCGAAATTTAAATTTCCTTTAATCATCTAAAAAAACTACTTTTGGTTTTTGTTAAAAAACATTGAAATGCATAAAAATCAGTATCTAATATTCTCTTTATTATTCATATTTTTCGTTTCGACGATTTCTGCACAGGAAAAAACAATGCATCCTAAAAACGAATTTAGAGGTGTTTGGATTGCCACCGTTGTGAATATAGACTGGCCGAAAACGAGCTTTGATAATGTAGAAAAAGAAAAAGCTGATTATCTTGAAATTTTAGAAGCGTATAAAAAACTGAATTATAACGCTGTAATTGTTCAGGTTCGAAGTGTTGGTGACGCGATTTATCCTTCTGAATTTGCGCCTTGGTCTCGATTTTTAACTGGAAAAGAAGGTTTGGCTCCAAATCCGTATTACGATGCGTTGGAATGGATGATTGAACAGGCACACAATCGCGGATTTGAATTCCACGCTTGGCTAAATCCATATCGCGCGACTTTCGATTTGAATAAAAATCTTTTAAGTCCTGGACATGATCTTTTTAAACATCCAGAATGGATGATTGAATATGGTGGAAAATATTATTATGATCCAGCCTTACCAGAAGTTCAGGCACATTTAACAAAAGTAGTAAAAGAAGTAGTTGACAAATATGATATCGATGCCATTCATTTTGATGATTATTTCTATCCGTATGCCGTTCCTGGAAAAGTATTTAACGACAACGCTTCTTACCAAAAATACGGTGCAGGTTTAAGCCGTGCTGACTGGCGTCGTGCAAATGTGAGCAATTTTGTGCACACGATTTCGACAACTATTAAAGATAGCAAACCTTGGGTTCAGTTCGGAATTAGTCCGTTTGGAGTTTGGCGAAATAAATCTCAAGATCCAAGAGGTTCTGAAACACAATCGACTTCAAATTACGACGATCTATACGCAGATCCGATGCTTTGGATGGATCAAAAATGGATTGATTATATTCTGCCTCAATTGTATTGGAGTATGAATAATTCGAGAGCATCTTATTCGAAATTGGTAAAATGGTGGTCTGAAAATTCAAATAATACAGCTATTTATATCGGTCATGCTTCTTATAAAATTAGAGGCGATTCAGATAAAAGCTGGAATTTTGTGACTGAAATTCCAACGCAGATCGATTTTCTAAGAACCTTTAAAAACGTTTCTGGAAGTGCTTATTTCAGCTCAAAATGGTTCATGGGAAAAAATTTCGATGTCGTTCGTCATTTAGAAGAAAATCAATATAAATATCCTGCGCTTCCTGCTGCAGTTCCAAATTTAAGACACGTAATTATTGATACTCCAAAAGTGGTTGAATACAATAAAGACAGTATTAAATATAACTTTACATTTAAAAGTCCGCTAAATACGAAAGTTCGTTATATGGTTGTTTACGGAGGTGAACATATTTCTAAAATTGACATTAACGATGCTACAAAAATTGTAGAAAAAGTAACTGTCAAAGAAGTTGACGGAAAAATTACTTTCGCAATTGCAGCCGGAAAATTAAACCTTTATAAAGCATGCGCTGTAACTTTCATTGATTATTATGCAAACGAAAGCACGCCTACTGCCATAGATCTAAAAAAACCATTTAAAAACTATATACCTGCACAACCTAATGAAAATAGATAATAAACCTTGGTTCTGGATTCCGCTTCTAAACTTTGCATCTGGATTGCCGTATGCTATAATTATTTCAGTTTCGGTAATTATGTACAAAAATCTAGGTATAAAAAATGAAGATATCGGAGTTTACACCAGTTTATTATATCTTCCGTGGGTGGTAAAACCCCTGTGGAGTCCGCTTATTGAACTAATAGGAACCAAGAGAAAATGGTTTTTATCGATGCAGTTATTAATTTCAATTTCCTTTTTACTGGTCGGATTAGCCATTCCAACAAATGGATTTTTCATGATGTCATTAGCCATTTTTTGGGTTGCGGCTTTTGCTTCGGCTTCAAATGATATTGCGACGGACGGTTTTTATTTATTGGTTTTGCCAGAAGATAAACAATCTTTTTTTATCGGAATCAGAAGTACTTTTTACAGACTTTCCATGCTTGCTGGAAACGGATTGGTCGTTCTTTTTGCTGGATATTTAGAACATAAATACGGAGACAACACAAAAGCTTGGTCGTATACGATGATTTGTGTTGGTTTACTAATGACTTTCATTACAATTTACAATTTCATTTTTACACCAAAAAATGAAATTAATGCCGTAGAAAGCAACAAAGAAACTACTCATCAAAACTTCGGAACTATATTCGCCAGTTTCTTCAAGAAAAAGCAAATCGGTCTAATTTTAACTTTTATCCTTGTTTTCAGATTAGGAGAATCACAATTATTGAAAATGTTGAGTCCGTTCTTGCTTGATAAAAGAGAATTAGGCGGAATGGGATTGGATACAGAAGCTGTTGGAATTATTTACGGAACATTGGGAATTTTTGCTCTTACAGTTGGAGGAATTTTAGGAGGAATTGCAATCTCTAAACATGGCCTTACAAAATGGATGCTTCCAATGTTTTTGGCAATGCACCTTCCAATACTTGGTTTTATTGGTTTAGCTCATTTTCAGCCACAAGAATTATTTCATCTTCATTTAAATTTATATTTTTTCGAAATAAATTCTCCATTAAATCTTTATACTTGCATAACGGTTATTCTTGAACAATTTGGCTACGGTTTTGGATTTACAGGTTTTATGATGTATTTAATTCATGTTGCCGAAGGAGAATCAAAAACAGCACACTATGCACTTGCAACTGGATTTATGGCATTAGGAATGATGCTTCCGGGAATGTTAAGCGGTTTTATACAACAATATTTAGGCTATCAAAATTTCTTTGTATGGGTTTTAATAGCTACAATTCCAGGTCTTATTTTATCACGTTTTTTAGTTTTCCCGAAAGATTTTGGGAAAAAATCATAAGAAGTTTAAATCCCAAATCAAACTCTTACATATGGAAATCAATGAAAATTTGCAGGCCGAACGAAATCTGAAAGGAGCTGAGTTCGAGAAAAATGGAAATCTTGAAAAAGCAATTGAATTGTATGAAGAAAATGTCGCAGAAAGCTTTAAAGGAAATCACCCGTATGATCGACTGGCTACGATCTACAAGAACCAAAACAATCTCGACAACGAAATTAGGGTTTTAGAAAAGGCTATTTTGGTTTACGAAGAAATCACAATCGAAGACCGATTGGAGGGGCTTCCAAAACTTTTCAGATTCAAAAACCGACTAGAAAAAGCCATTGAAACCCAAAAACAATTAGCCAAACAAAAGAAAGCGAAATTGAAATAAAAATGTTCTTTTAAACACATAGAAACATAGTTTTTTTTTATGTAAAAAGAATATAAAAGAGAAACTCATTTCTCAACACATAGTCCCAAAGTTTCGGGATGTATTTGAATGAATTGAAATGCCTTTACCGAGAACTAAATACTATGGTTCTTTGTATTTTCAAAAAAAATTAAACGATTCTAATAAATCATGATCAAACTAAAACGAACCAACTCAGACGATATCGATTTTATAAATCTAGTTGCTTTATTAGATCAGGATTTAGCGATTAGAGACGGAGACGATCATACATTTTACAATCAGTTTAATAAAACAGATAAAATAAAACATACGATCGTTTATTACGAAAACGAAATCCCCGTTGGTTGTGGCGCTTTTCGCGAAAAAGAAAGCGACAAAACCGAAATCAAAAGAATGTACGTTCATCCTGATTATAGAAAAAAAGGAATTGCTTCAAAAATTTTAGCCGAATTGGAAATTTGGGCAAAAGAAGTCGGTTATACTTATACTATACTGGAAACTGGCAAAAACCAGCCAGAAGCCATCAACTTATATCAAAAATTAAATTATACCATCATTCCAAATTATCCTCCTTATGAAGAAATGGATAATAGTGTTTGCATGAAAAAGACTTTATAATAATGAAAATTACAGCAGAAGCATTACGACAAAAAATTGGACAATTCTTTTTTCCAGCAGTATTTATTAACGATACAGAAGAAAATATTCAGGAAATGGAACGCCTTATTAAAGACTATAATATTGGCGGACTGACCTTTTTTCATAGTCGTGCAAGCGCTGCAACCAATTACGAAAGCAAGAAAAAAATAGTTTTTAATGACGATAGTTATGAGAAAATTAAAGCTTTAGTTACTCGTTATCAAAAAGCTGCTTCTACTCCACTTTTAATCAGTATTGATGCCGAATGGGGATTGGCAATGCGAATCGAAAAAACACCGCAATATCCGTATGCAATCACGCTTGGCGCTTTACCAGAAAACAAATCAAATTTAGTTTACGAAGTTGGAAAACAAATTGGTTTAGATTTAAAAGCAGCAGGAATTCAATATAATTTATCGCCTTTGGCAGATATTAACAATAATCCAAACAATCCCGTAATTGGCTATCGCTCTTTTGGTGAAAACAAAGAAAAAGTAGCCGATTTTGCTGTAGAATATTTAAAAGGAAT from Flavobacterium sp. YJ01 carries:
- a CDS encoding anhydro-N-acetylmuramic acid kinase, with the protein product MNKNIEALYKIAQKETKQIIGLMSGTSLDGLDIALCEISGSGVNTNVKLAQFETISYSEEIKTEIRKVFAQKNIDFQHLALLNEWIGLLHASMINETLKKWNIPASNIDLIASHGQTVLHAPKFLHQQEKFPNATLQIGDGDHIAVKTGIITLSDFRQKHVAAGGEGAPLAVYGDYFLFGKEGENRIMLNIGGIANFTYLPSAIKTKDTFVTDTGTGNTLIDLFVKKYFLDKSYDKDAEIAKQGAVNKVLLNNLKDNAFFKKGFPKTIGQELFNAEYVELALSKSNLTNISAPNLLATLTRFTAETIAEAIQFAIKNSSYKIEDFKIYLSGGGANNPLIVQWLKELLPCSFYKSNDLGINSDAKEAILFAVLANETVAGGDFKFNSVKIPSVSMGKISFPD
- a CDS encoding DUF5009 domain-containing protein — encoded protein: MTKERLTSLDVFRGFTIFLMTIVNNPGSWSSIYPPLEHAEWHGCTPTDLVFPFFVFIMGTAIPFAMPIKHLDGAVFNKILVRSLRIFCLGFSLAFFGRIHLFGLEGFPLLAIRLVIFFGIAYALLGNFSLKVKTYLVFGILAVLLFLAYSGLEHFEDTRIPGVLQRIGIVYFFTSLLYLKTNLKTQIITGVSILVGYYLLMAFVPVPGFGEANFEKGTNLAAWLDNLLLNGHLWSVSKTWDPEGILSTLPAIATGITGMFIGQILNLSVSKIEIVKKLAIAGIVLLISGLLWNIVFPINKSLWTSSYVLYTGGIATLCLTFLYYVIDVANYKKWAKLFLIWGVNPMIVFYFSGIIPRVMSSIKMQNPEIGGEEIGLQGYIYQYGIVPVFENPLNASLAYALAYALFWSIILWILYKRKLIFKV
- a CDS encoding family 10 glycosylhydrolase, with amino-acid sequence MHKNQYLIFSLLFIFFVSTISAQEKTMHPKNEFRGVWIATVVNIDWPKTSFDNVEKEKADYLEILEAYKKLNYNAVIVQVRSVGDAIYPSEFAPWSRFLTGKEGLAPNPYYDALEWMIEQAHNRGFEFHAWLNPYRATFDLNKNLLSPGHDLFKHPEWMIEYGGKYYYDPALPEVQAHLTKVVKEVVDKYDIDAIHFDDYFYPYAVPGKVFNDNASYQKYGAGLSRADWRRANVSNFVHTISTTIKDSKPWVQFGISPFGVWRNKSQDPRGSETQSTSNYDDLYADPMLWMDQKWIDYILPQLYWSMNNSRASYSKLVKWWSENSNNTAIYIGHASYKIRGDSDKSWNFVTEIPTQIDFLRTFKNVSGSAYFSSKWFMGKNFDVVRHLEENQYKYPALPAAVPNLRHVIIDTPKVVEYNKDSIKYNFTFKSPLNTKVRYMVVYGGEHISKIDINDATKIVEKVTVKEVDGKITFAIAAGKLNLYKACAVTFIDYYANESTPTAIDLKKPFKNYIPAQPNENR
- a CDS encoding MFS transporter — its product is MKIDNKPWFWIPLLNFASGLPYAIIISVSVIMYKNLGIKNEDIGVYTSLLYLPWVVKPLWSPLIELIGTKRKWFLSMQLLISISFLLVGLAIPTNGFFMMSLAIFWVAAFASASNDIATDGFYLLVLPEDKQSFFIGIRSTFYRLSMLAGNGLVVLFAGYLEHKYGDNTKAWSYTMICVGLLMTFITIYNFIFTPKNEINAVESNKETTHQNFGTIFASFFKKKQIGLILTFILVFRLGESQLLKMLSPFLLDKRELGGMGLDTEAVGIIYGTLGIFALTVGGILGGIAISKHGLTKWMLPMFLAMHLPILGFIGLAHFQPQELFHLHLNLYFFEINSPLNLYTCITVILEQFGYGFGFTGFMMYLIHVAEGESKTAHYALATGFMALGMMLPGMLSGFIQQYLGYQNFFVWVLIATIPGLILSRFLVFPKDFGKKS
- a CDS encoding GNAT family N-acetyltransferase; the protein is MIKLKRTNSDDIDFINLVALLDQDLAIRDGDDHTFYNQFNKTDKIKHTIVYYENEIPVGCGAFREKESDKTEIKRMYVHPDYRKKGIASKILAELEIWAKEVGYTYTILETGKNQPEAINLYQKLNYTIIPNYPPYEEMDNSVCMKKTL